A window of the Cannabis sativa cultivar Pink pepper isolate KNU-18-1 chromosome X, ASM2916894v1, whole genome shotgun sequence genome harbors these coding sequences:
- the LOC115722202 gene encoding O-fucosyltransferase 7 isoform X2 yields MQKKRWRALVVLRKVLTCAICSIALVALFSVHVPAFPSSKVPKFSDPFKLPTKLSAERSWTQELAPSHSKSPLPSRKLDEASGILEMEKLWKPPSNRDFVPCANPSLNYTPPAGSRGYLLVHTNGGLNQMRAGICDMVAVARIINATLVIPELDKRSFWQDSSNFSDVFDEDHFIEALAIDVKVIKKLPKDLANATRAVKHFRSWSGMEYYEEEIASMWEEYEVIRAAKSDSRLANNHLPSDIQKLRCRACYEALRFAPQIEAMGKLLVDRMRSYGPYIALHLRYEKDMLAFSGCTHDLSQDEADELRVIRENTPYWKVKEIDSREQRSKGFCPLTPKEVGILLTALGYPSTTPIYIAAGEIYGGDSRMADLQSRYPLIMSKEKLASVEELEPFINHASQMAALDYIVSVESDVFIPSYSGNMARAVEGHRRYLGHRKTISPDRKSLVRLFDKLEQGTMREGKNLSSRIIEIHRRRQGSPRKRKGPISGTKGMDRFRSEEAFYVNPLPDCLCRKELPIVNNSLTMR; encoded by the exons ATGCAGAAGAAAAGGTGGAGAGCATTGGTGGTGCTGAGGAAGGTGCTAACGTGCGCCATATGTTCAATAGCATTGGTGGCTCTCTTCTCAGTCCATGTTCCCGCCTTCCCTTCTTCTAAGGTTCCCAAGTTCTCTGACCCTTTCAAGCTCCCCACG AAGTTGAGCGCCGAGCGGAGCTGGACTCAAGAGCTGGCTCCTTCCCATTCCAAATCTCCTCTCCCTTCTCGCAAG TTGGATGAAGCGAGTGGAATTTTGGAAATGGAAAAGCTATGGAAACCTCCATCGAATCGAGATTTCGTGCCATGTGCAAACCCAAGTCTTAATTATACAC CCCCTGCCGGGTCTCGAGGTTACCTTCTAGTTCATACCAATGGTGGGCTCAATCAGATGCGTGCTGGG ATATGTGACATGGTTGCTGTAGCCCGGATTATAAACGCCACTCTTGTAATTCCAGAACTTGATAAAAGATCATTTTGGCAAGATTCTAG CAATTTTTCAGATGTTTTTGATGAAGATCATTTTATTGAAGCTCTTGCTATTGATGTAAAAGTCATAAAAAAGCTTCCCAAAGATCTGGCAAATGCTACAAGAGCAGTAAAGCACTTTAGAAGCTGGTCTGGAATGGAGTACTATGAGGAGGAGATAGCTAGCATGTGGGAAGAATACGAA GTTATCCGTGCTGCCAAGTCTGATTCCCGCTTAGCAAATAACCATCTGCCCTCAGATATACAGAAGCTGCGATGCCGTGCCTGTTATGAAGCTCTGCGCTTCGCACCTCAAATTGAAGCCATGGGAAAA TTGTTAGTGGATCGGATGCGATCATATGGTCCTTACATTGCACTTCACTTACGGTATGAGAAAGATATGCTTGCCTTTAGTGGATGTACTCATGATTTGTCTCAAGATGAAGCTGATGAACTTAGGGTGATCAG AGAGAACACTCCATATTGGAAAGTTAAGGAAATTGATTCCAGAGAACAGAGATCCAAAGGCTTCTGCCCCTTAACACCAAAGGAGGTTGGGATACTTCTTACAGCTCTTGGATACCCTTCGACCACTCCTATATACATTGCAGCTGGAGAGATTTATGGAGGTGATTCCCGCATGGCTGATCTGCAGTCTCGCTATCCCTTGATAATGAGCAAG GAAAAATTGGCATCTGTTGAAGAGCTTGAGCCTTTCATAAATCACGCATCTCAGATGGCTGCTCTTGATTACATAGTCTCAGTTGAAAGTGATGTATTTATTCCTTCATACTCGGGAAACATGGCTAGGGCTGTTGAAGGTCATCGACGTTATCTTGGACACAGGAAAACAATATCCCCTGACAG GAAATCTCTTGTTCGCCTGTTCGACAAGCTTGAGCAGGGAACGATGAGAGAAGGTAAAAACTTATCAAGTCGAATCATTGAAATCCATAGAAGACG GCAAGGCTCCCCACGGAAAAGGAAAGGCCCCATCTCAGGAACAAAGGGCATGGACAGGTTTCGTTCAGAAGAAGCTTTCTATGTAAACCCTTTGCCGGATTGCTTGTGTCGAAAAGAACTCCCCATTGTGAACAACTCTTTGACAATGAGGTAG
- the LOC115722202 gene encoding O-fucosyltransferase 7 isoform X5, whose amino-acid sequence MQKKRWRALVVLRKVLTCAICSIALVALFSVHVPAFPSSKVPKFSDPFKLPTLDEASGILEMEKLWKPPSNRDFVPCANPSLNYTPPAGSRGYLLVHTNGGLNQMRAGICDMVAVARIINATLVIPELDKRSFWQDSSNFSDVFDEDHFIEALAIDVKVIKKLPKDLANATRAVKHFRSWSGMEYYEEEIASMWEEYEVIRAAKSDSRLANNHLPSDIQKLRCRACYEALRFAPQIEAMGKLLVDRMRSYGPYIALHLRYEKDMLAFSGCTHDLSQDEADELRVIRENTPYWKVKEIDSREQRSKGFCPLTPKEVGILLTALGYPSTTPIYIAAGEIYGGDSRMADLQSRYPLIMSKEKLASVEELEPFINHASQMAALDYIVSVESDVFIPSYSGNMARAVEGHRRYLGHRKTISPDRKSLVRLFDKLEQGTMREGKNLSSRIIEIHRRRQGSPRKRKGPISGTKGMDRFRSEEAFYVNPLPDCLCRKELPIVNNSLTMR is encoded by the exons ATGCAGAAGAAAAGGTGGAGAGCATTGGTGGTGCTGAGGAAGGTGCTAACGTGCGCCATATGTTCAATAGCATTGGTGGCTCTCTTCTCAGTCCATGTTCCCGCCTTCCCTTCTTCTAAGGTTCCCAAGTTCTCTGACCCTTTCAAGCTCCCCACG TTGGATGAAGCGAGTGGAATTTTGGAAATGGAAAAGCTATGGAAACCTCCATCGAATCGAGATTTCGTGCCATGTGCAAACCCAAGTCTTAATTATACAC CCCCTGCCGGGTCTCGAGGTTACCTTCTAGTTCATACCAATGGTGGGCTCAATCAGATGCGTGCTGGG ATATGTGACATGGTTGCTGTAGCCCGGATTATAAACGCCACTCTTGTAATTCCAGAACTTGATAAAAGATCATTTTGGCAAGATTCTAG CAATTTTTCAGATGTTTTTGATGAAGATCATTTTATTGAAGCTCTTGCTATTGATGTAAAAGTCATAAAAAAGCTTCCCAAAGATCTGGCAAATGCTACAAGAGCAGTAAAGCACTTTAGAAGCTGGTCTGGAATGGAGTACTATGAGGAGGAGATAGCTAGCATGTGGGAAGAATACGAA GTTATCCGTGCTGCCAAGTCTGATTCCCGCTTAGCAAATAACCATCTGCCCTCAGATATACAGAAGCTGCGATGCCGTGCCTGTTATGAAGCTCTGCGCTTCGCACCTCAAATTGAAGCCATGGGAAAA TTGTTAGTGGATCGGATGCGATCATATGGTCCTTACATTGCACTTCACTTACGGTATGAGAAAGATATGCTTGCCTTTAGTGGATGTACTCATGATTTGTCTCAAGATGAAGCTGATGAACTTAGGGTGATCAG AGAGAACACTCCATATTGGAAAGTTAAGGAAATTGATTCCAGAGAACAGAGATCCAAAGGCTTCTGCCCCTTAACACCAAAGGAGGTTGGGATACTTCTTACAGCTCTTGGATACCCTTCGACCACTCCTATATACATTGCAGCTGGAGAGATTTATGGAGGTGATTCCCGCATGGCTGATCTGCAGTCTCGCTATCCCTTGATAATGAGCAAG GAAAAATTGGCATCTGTTGAAGAGCTTGAGCCTTTCATAAATCACGCATCTCAGATGGCTGCTCTTGATTACATAGTCTCAGTTGAAAGTGATGTATTTATTCCTTCATACTCGGGAAACATGGCTAGGGCTGTTGAAGGTCATCGACGTTATCTTGGACACAGGAAAACAATATCCCCTGACAG GAAATCTCTTGTTCGCCTGTTCGACAAGCTTGAGCAGGGAACGATGAGAGAAGGTAAAAACTTATCAAGTCGAATCATTGAAATCCATAGAAGACG GCAAGGCTCCCCACGGAAAAGGAAAGGCCCCATCTCAGGAACAAAGGGCATGGACAGGTTTCGTTCAGAAGAAGCTTTCTATGTAAACCCTTTGCCGGATTGCTTGTGTCGAAAAGAACTCCCCATTGTGAACAACTCTTTGACAATGAGGTAG
- the LOC115722183 gene encoding thylakoid lumenal 29 kDa protein, chloroplastic, translated as MIMGVSFLSTLPSLVSSLNVNANTPTSPHSTQPLSIRCNKIEAAVTDEDGFRRRDILKCIGASVGMELIANSGAFVGTATAADLIQRRQRSEFLSSIKSTLYTALKANPDLIPSILTLALNDAITYDKATKTGGPNGSIRFSSEISRPENKGFAGALNLLEEVKKEIDSYSKGGPIAYADLIQFAAQSATKSTFLASAIRKCGGNEEKGSLLYSAYGSNGQWGLFDRTFGRTDAQEPDPEGRVPLWEKATVQEMKDKFVSIGLGPRQLAVMSAFLGPDQTATEALLATDPQVLPWVEKYQRSRETVSQTDYEVDLITTLTKLSGFGQQINYEAYTYAIPKVDITKLKL; from the exons ATGATCATGGGGGTCTCCTTCCTCTCCACTCTTCCTTCTCTAGTCTCTTCTCTCAATGTCAATGCCAACACTCCCACTTCCCCACATTCTACTCAACCA CTCTCAATTCGTTGTAACAAAATAGAAGCTGCAGTAACTGATGAGGATGGGTTCCGACGTAGGGACATTCTTAAATGCATTGGTGCTTCCGTTGGCATG GAATTAATAGCGAATTCGGGAGCATTTGTGGGAACTGCCACTGCTGCTGATTTGATACAACGAAGACAGCGTTCTGAATTTCTTT CAAGTATCAAGAGCACTCTTTATACTGCATTAAAG GCAAATCCAGATCTTATCCCGTCCATACTAACTTTGGCACTTAACGATGCAATAACATATGACAAG GCTACCAAAACAGGAGGCCCAAATGGTTCAATAAGGTTCAG CTCAGAGATAAGCAGACCTGAAAACAAAGGGTTTGCTGGTGCTTTGAATTTGTTGGAGGAAGTTAAGAAGGAGATAGATTCTTACTCCAAGGGTGGGCCTATTGCCTATGCTGATCTCATCCAATTTGCAG CACAAAGTGCAACCAAATCTACCTTCTTAGCTTCTGCTATTCGAAAATGTGGTGGGAATGAAGAGAAAGGAAGCTTATTATACTCTGCATATGGTTCAAATGGGCAG TGGGGTTTGTTTGATAGAACCTTTGGGAGAACAGATGCCCAGGAGCCAGATCCAGAAGGAAGGGTTCCCCTGTGGGAGAAAGCCACCGTCCAAGAAATGAAGGACAAGTTCGTTTCCATTGGCTTAGGTCCCCGACAG CTAGCTGTAATGTCTGCATTCTTGGGTCCTGATCAAACGGCAACCGAAGCTTTGTTAGCCACAGATCCTCAGGTTTTGCCTTGGGTTGAAAAATATCAACGCAGCCGAGAAACTGTATCTCAGACAGATTATGAG GTTGATCTCATAACAACTCTCACAAAATTGAGTGGATTTGGCCAACAAATCAATTATGAAGCATATACATATGCTATCCCAAAAGTTGACATCACGAAACTCAAATTGTAG
- the LOC115722202 gene encoding O-fucosyltransferase 7 isoform X1, with protein sequence MQKKRWRALVVLRKVLTCAICSIALVALFSVHVPAFPSSKVPKFSDPFKLPTKRENKYQKLSAERSWTQELAPSHSKSPLPSRKLDEASGILEMEKLWKPPSNRDFVPCANPSLNYTPPAGSRGYLLVHTNGGLNQMRAGICDMVAVARIINATLVIPELDKRSFWQDSSNFSDVFDEDHFIEALAIDVKVIKKLPKDLANATRAVKHFRSWSGMEYYEEEIASMWEEYEVIRAAKSDSRLANNHLPSDIQKLRCRACYEALRFAPQIEAMGKLLVDRMRSYGPYIALHLRYEKDMLAFSGCTHDLSQDEADELRVIRENTPYWKVKEIDSREQRSKGFCPLTPKEVGILLTALGYPSTTPIYIAAGEIYGGDSRMADLQSRYPLIMSKEKLASVEELEPFINHASQMAALDYIVSVESDVFIPSYSGNMARAVEGHRRYLGHRKTISPDRKSLVRLFDKLEQGTMREGKNLSSRIIEIHRRRQGSPRKRKGPISGTKGMDRFRSEEAFYVNPLPDCLCRKELPIVNNSLTMR encoded by the exons ATGCAGAAGAAAAGGTGGAGAGCATTGGTGGTGCTGAGGAAGGTGCTAACGTGCGCCATATGTTCAATAGCATTGGTGGCTCTCTTCTCAGTCCATGTTCCCGCCTTCCCTTCTTCTAAGGTTCCCAAGTTCTCTGACCCTTTCAAGCTCCCCACG AAACGTGAAAATAAATACCAGAAGTTGAGCGCCGAGCGGAGCTGGACTCAAGAGCTGGCTCCTTCCCATTCCAAATCTCCTCTCCCTTCTCGCAAG TTGGATGAAGCGAGTGGAATTTTGGAAATGGAAAAGCTATGGAAACCTCCATCGAATCGAGATTTCGTGCCATGTGCAAACCCAAGTCTTAATTATACAC CCCCTGCCGGGTCTCGAGGTTACCTTCTAGTTCATACCAATGGTGGGCTCAATCAGATGCGTGCTGGG ATATGTGACATGGTTGCTGTAGCCCGGATTATAAACGCCACTCTTGTAATTCCAGAACTTGATAAAAGATCATTTTGGCAAGATTCTAG CAATTTTTCAGATGTTTTTGATGAAGATCATTTTATTGAAGCTCTTGCTATTGATGTAAAAGTCATAAAAAAGCTTCCCAAAGATCTGGCAAATGCTACAAGAGCAGTAAAGCACTTTAGAAGCTGGTCTGGAATGGAGTACTATGAGGAGGAGATAGCTAGCATGTGGGAAGAATACGAA GTTATCCGTGCTGCCAAGTCTGATTCCCGCTTAGCAAATAACCATCTGCCCTCAGATATACAGAAGCTGCGATGCCGTGCCTGTTATGAAGCTCTGCGCTTCGCACCTCAAATTGAAGCCATGGGAAAA TTGTTAGTGGATCGGATGCGATCATATGGTCCTTACATTGCACTTCACTTACGGTATGAGAAAGATATGCTTGCCTTTAGTGGATGTACTCATGATTTGTCTCAAGATGAAGCTGATGAACTTAGGGTGATCAG AGAGAACACTCCATATTGGAAAGTTAAGGAAATTGATTCCAGAGAACAGAGATCCAAAGGCTTCTGCCCCTTAACACCAAAGGAGGTTGGGATACTTCTTACAGCTCTTGGATACCCTTCGACCACTCCTATATACATTGCAGCTGGAGAGATTTATGGAGGTGATTCCCGCATGGCTGATCTGCAGTCTCGCTATCCCTTGATAATGAGCAAG GAAAAATTGGCATCTGTTGAAGAGCTTGAGCCTTTCATAAATCACGCATCTCAGATGGCTGCTCTTGATTACATAGTCTCAGTTGAAAGTGATGTATTTATTCCTTCATACTCGGGAAACATGGCTAGGGCTGTTGAAGGTCATCGACGTTATCTTGGACACAGGAAAACAATATCCCCTGACAG GAAATCTCTTGTTCGCCTGTTCGACAAGCTTGAGCAGGGAACGATGAGAGAAGGTAAAAACTTATCAAGTCGAATCATTGAAATCCATAGAAGACG GCAAGGCTCCCCACGGAAAAGGAAAGGCCCCATCTCAGGAACAAAGGGCATGGACAGGTTTCGTTCAGAAGAAGCTTTCTATGTAAACCCTTTGCCGGATTGCTTGTGTCGAAAAGAACTCCCCATTGTGAACAACTCTTTGACAATGAGGTAG
- the LOC115722202 gene encoding O-fucosyltransferase 7 isoform X6: MEKLWKPPSNRDFVPCANPSLNYTPPAGSRGYLLVHTNGGLNQMRAGICDMVAVARIINATLVIPELDKRSFWQDSSNFSDVFDEDHFIEALAIDVKVIKKLPKDLANATRAVKHFRSWSGMEYYEEEIASMWEEYEVIRAAKSDSRLANNHLPSDIQKLRCRACYEALRFAPQIEAMGKLLVDRMRSYGPYIALHLRYEKDMLAFSGCTHDLSQDEADELRVIRENTPYWKVKEIDSREQRSKGFCPLTPKEVGILLTALGYPSTTPIYIAAGEIYGGDSRMADLQSRYPLIMSKEKLASVEELEPFINHASQMAALDYIVSVESDVFIPSYSGNMARAVEGHRRYLGHRKTISPDRKSLVRLFDKLEQGTMREGKNLSSRIIEIHRRRQGSPRKRKGPISGTKGMDRFRSEEAFYVNPLPDCLCRKELPIVNNSLTMR; this comes from the exons ATGGAAAAGCTATGGAAACCTCCATCGAATCGAGATTTCGTGCCATGTGCAAACCCAAGTCTTAATTATACAC CCCCTGCCGGGTCTCGAGGTTACCTTCTAGTTCATACCAATGGTGGGCTCAATCAGATGCGTGCTGGG ATATGTGACATGGTTGCTGTAGCCCGGATTATAAACGCCACTCTTGTAATTCCAGAACTTGATAAAAGATCATTTTGGCAAGATTCTAG CAATTTTTCAGATGTTTTTGATGAAGATCATTTTATTGAAGCTCTTGCTATTGATGTAAAAGTCATAAAAAAGCTTCCCAAAGATCTGGCAAATGCTACAAGAGCAGTAAAGCACTTTAGAAGCTGGTCTGGAATGGAGTACTATGAGGAGGAGATAGCTAGCATGTGGGAAGAATACGAA GTTATCCGTGCTGCCAAGTCTGATTCCCGCTTAGCAAATAACCATCTGCCCTCAGATATACAGAAGCTGCGATGCCGTGCCTGTTATGAAGCTCTGCGCTTCGCACCTCAAATTGAAGCCATGGGAAAA TTGTTAGTGGATCGGATGCGATCATATGGTCCTTACATTGCACTTCACTTACGGTATGAGAAAGATATGCTTGCCTTTAGTGGATGTACTCATGATTTGTCTCAAGATGAAGCTGATGAACTTAGGGTGATCAG AGAGAACACTCCATATTGGAAAGTTAAGGAAATTGATTCCAGAGAACAGAGATCCAAAGGCTTCTGCCCCTTAACACCAAAGGAGGTTGGGATACTTCTTACAGCTCTTGGATACCCTTCGACCACTCCTATATACATTGCAGCTGGAGAGATTTATGGAGGTGATTCCCGCATGGCTGATCTGCAGTCTCGCTATCCCTTGATAATGAGCAAG GAAAAATTGGCATCTGTTGAAGAGCTTGAGCCTTTCATAAATCACGCATCTCAGATGGCTGCTCTTGATTACATAGTCTCAGTTGAAAGTGATGTATTTATTCCTTCATACTCGGGAAACATGGCTAGGGCTGTTGAAGGTCATCGACGTTATCTTGGACACAGGAAAACAATATCCCCTGACAG GAAATCTCTTGTTCGCCTGTTCGACAAGCTTGAGCAGGGAACGATGAGAGAAGGTAAAAACTTATCAAGTCGAATCATTGAAATCCATAGAAGACG GCAAGGCTCCCCACGGAAAAGGAAAGGCCCCATCTCAGGAACAAAGGGCATGGACAGGTTTCGTTCAGAAGAAGCTTTCTATGTAAACCCTTTGCCGGATTGCTTGTGTCGAAAAGAACTCCCCATTGTGAACAACTCTTTGACAATGAGGTAG
- the LOC115722202 gene encoding O-fucosyltransferase 7 isoform X4, producing the protein MQKKRWRALVVLRKVLTCAICSIALVALFSVHVPAFPSSKKLSAERSWTQELAPSHSKSPLPSRKLDEASGILEMEKLWKPPSNRDFVPCANPSLNYTPPAGSRGYLLVHTNGGLNQMRAGICDMVAVARIINATLVIPELDKRSFWQDSSNFSDVFDEDHFIEALAIDVKVIKKLPKDLANATRAVKHFRSWSGMEYYEEEIASMWEEYEVIRAAKSDSRLANNHLPSDIQKLRCRACYEALRFAPQIEAMGKLLVDRMRSYGPYIALHLRYEKDMLAFSGCTHDLSQDEADELRVIRENTPYWKVKEIDSREQRSKGFCPLTPKEVGILLTALGYPSTTPIYIAAGEIYGGDSRMADLQSRYPLIMSKEKLASVEELEPFINHASQMAALDYIVSVESDVFIPSYSGNMARAVEGHRRYLGHRKTISPDRKSLVRLFDKLEQGTMREGKNLSSRIIEIHRRRQGSPRKRKGPISGTKGMDRFRSEEAFYVNPLPDCLCRKELPIVNNSLTMR; encoded by the exons ATGCAGAAGAAAAGGTGGAGAGCATTGGTGGTGCTGAGGAAGGTGCTAACGTGCGCCATATGTTCAATAGCATTGGTGGCTCTCTTCTCAGTCCATGTTCCCGCCTTCCCTTCTTCTAAG AAGTTGAGCGCCGAGCGGAGCTGGACTCAAGAGCTGGCTCCTTCCCATTCCAAATCTCCTCTCCCTTCTCGCAAG TTGGATGAAGCGAGTGGAATTTTGGAAATGGAAAAGCTATGGAAACCTCCATCGAATCGAGATTTCGTGCCATGTGCAAACCCAAGTCTTAATTATACAC CCCCTGCCGGGTCTCGAGGTTACCTTCTAGTTCATACCAATGGTGGGCTCAATCAGATGCGTGCTGGG ATATGTGACATGGTTGCTGTAGCCCGGATTATAAACGCCACTCTTGTAATTCCAGAACTTGATAAAAGATCATTTTGGCAAGATTCTAG CAATTTTTCAGATGTTTTTGATGAAGATCATTTTATTGAAGCTCTTGCTATTGATGTAAAAGTCATAAAAAAGCTTCCCAAAGATCTGGCAAATGCTACAAGAGCAGTAAAGCACTTTAGAAGCTGGTCTGGAATGGAGTACTATGAGGAGGAGATAGCTAGCATGTGGGAAGAATACGAA GTTATCCGTGCTGCCAAGTCTGATTCCCGCTTAGCAAATAACCATCTGCCCTCAGATATACAGAAGCTGCGATGCCGTGCCTGTTATGAAGCTCTGCGCTTCGCACCTCAAATTGAAGCCATGGGAAAA TTGTTAGTGGATCGGATGCGATCATATGGTCCTTACATTGCACTTCACTTACGGTATGAGAAAGATATGCTTGCCTTTAGTGGATGTACTCATGATTTGTCTCAAGATGAAGCTGATGAACTTAGGGTGATCAG AGAGAACACTCCATATTGGAAAGTTAAGGAAATTGATTCCAGAGAACAGAGATCCAAAGGCTTCTGCCCCTTAACACCAAAGGAGGTTGGGATACTTCTTACAGCTCTTGGATACCCTTCGACCACTCCTATATACATTGCAGCTGGAGAGATTTATGGAGGTGATTCCCGCATGGCTGATCTGCAGTCTCGCTATCCCTTGATAATGAGCAAG GAAAAATTGGCATCTGTTGAAGAGCTTGAGCCTTTCATAAATCACGCATCTCAGATGGCTGCTCTTGATTACATAGTCTCAGTTGAAAGTGATGTATTTATTCCTTCATACTCGGGAAACATGGCTAGGGCTGTTGAAGGTCATCGACGTTATCTTGGACACAGGAAAACAATATCCCCTGACAG GAAATCTCTTGTTCGCCTGTTCGACAAGCTTGAGCAGGGAACGATGAGAGAAGGTAAAAACTTATCAAGTCGAATCATTGAAATCCATAGAAGACG GCAAGGCTCCCCACGGAAAAGGAAAGGCCCCATCTCAGGAACAAAGGGCATGGACAGGTTTCGTTCAGAAGAAGCTTTCTATGTAAACCCTTTGCCGGATTGCTTGTGTCGAAAAGAACTCCCCATTGTGAACAACTCTTTGACAATGAGGTAG
- the LOC115722202 gene encoding O-fucosyltransferase 7 isoform X3: MQKKRWRALVVLRKVLTCAICSIALVALFSVHVPAFPSSKKRENKYQKLSAERSWTQELAPSHSKSPLPSRKLDEASGILEMEKLWKPPSNRDFVPCANPSLNYTPPAGSRGYLLVHTNGGLNQMRAGICDMVAVARIINATLVIPELDKRSFWQDSSNFSDVFDEDHFIEALAIDVKVIKKLPKDLANATRAVKHFRSWSGMEYYEEEIASMWEEYEVIRAAKSDSRLANNHLPSDIQKLRCRACYEALRFAPQIEAMGKLLVDRMRSYGPYIALHLRYEKDMLAFSGCTHDLSQDEADELRVIRENTPYWKVKEIDSREQRSKGFCPLTPKEVGILLTALGYPSTTPIYIAAGEIYGGDSRMADLQSRYPLIMSKEKLASVEELEPFINHASQMAALDYIVSVESDVFIPSYSGNMARAVEGHRRYLGHRKTISPDRKSLVRLFDKLEQGTMREGKNLSSRIIEIHRRRQGSPRKRKGPISGTKGMDRFRSEEAFYVNPLPDCLCRKELPIVNNSLTMR, from the exons ATGCAGAAGAAAAGGTGGAGAGCATTGGTGGTGCTGAGGAAGGTGCTAACGTGCGCCATATGTTCAATAGCATTGGTGGCTCTCTTCTCAGTCCATGTTCCCGCCTTCCCTTCTTCTAAG AAACGTGAAAATAAATACCAGAAGTTGAGCGCCGAGCGGAGCTGGACTCAAGAGCTGGCTCCTTCCCATTCCAAATCTCCTCTCCCTTCTCGCAAG TTGGATGAAGCGAGTGGAATTTTGGAAATGGAAAAGCTATGGAAACCTCCATCGAATCGAGATTTCGTGCCATGTGCAAACCCAAGTCTTAATTATACAC CCCCTGCCGGGTCTCGAGGTTACCTTCTAGTTCATACCAATGGTGGGCTCAATCAGATGCGTGCTGGG ATATGTGACATGGTTGCTGTAGCCCGGATTATAAACGCCACTCTTGTAATTCCAGAACTTGATAAAAGATCATTTTGGCAAGATTCTAG CAATTTTTCAGATGTTTTTGATGAAGATCATTTTATTGAAGCTCTTGCTATTGATGTAAAAGTCATAAAAAAGCTTCCCAAAGATCTGGCAAATGCTACAAGAGCAGTAAAGCACTTTAGAAGCTGGTCTGGAATGGAGTACTATGAGGAGGAGATAGCTAGCATGTGGGAAGAATACGAA GTTATCCGTGCTGCCAAGTCTGATTCCCGCTTAGCAAATAACCATCTGCCCTCAGATATACAGAAGCTGCGATGCCGTGCCTGTTATGAAGCTCTGCGCTTCGCACCTCAAATTGAAGCCATGGGAAAA TTGTTAGTGGATCGGATGCGATCATATGGTCCTTACATTGCACTTCACTTACGGTATGAGAAAGATATGCTTGCCTTTAGTGGATGTACTCATGATTTGTCTCAAGATGAAGCTGATGAACTTAGGGTGATCAG AGAGAACACTCCATATTGGAAAGTTAAGGAAATTGATTCCAGAGAACAGAGATCCAAAGGCTTCTGCCCCTTAACACCAAAGGAGGTTGGGATACTTCTTACAGCTCTTGGATACCCTTCGACCACTCCTATATACATTGCAGCTGGAGAGATTTATGGAGGTGATTCCCGCATGGCTGATCTGCAGTCTCGCTATCCCTTGATAATGAGCAAG GAAAAATTGGCATCTGTTGAAGAGCTTGAGCCTTTCATAAATCACGCATCTCAGATGGCTGCTCTTGATTACATAGTCTCAGTTGAAAGTGATGTATTTATTCCTTCATACTCGGGAAACATGGCTAGGGCTGTTGAAGGTCATCGACGTTATCTTGGACACAGGAAAACAATATCCCCTGACAG GAAATCTCTTGTTCGCCTGTTCGACAAGCTTGAGCAGGGAACGATGAGAGAAGGTAAAAACTTATCAAGTCGAATCATTGAAATCCATAGAAGACG GCAAGGCTCCCCACGGAAAAGGAAAGGCCCCATCTCAGGAACAAAGGGCATGGACAGGTTTCGTTCAGAAGAAGCTTTCTATGTAAACCCTTTGCCGGATTGCTTGTGTCGAAAAGAACTCCCCATTGTGAACAACTCTTTGACAATGAGGTAG